The following are encoded in a window of Oceanidesulfovibrio indonesiensis genomic DNA:
- a CDS encoding DUF3800 domain-containing protein, with protein sequence MYLFYVDESGTLDPEVEGTRADGTTFEKEWIYSLTAFGLFEHKWRHFYNPIVSHKRHLIRCIEKRAKVQLALHQCEMKSTWIRIPKQREKHPFLSRLADEEIRELVETYYRSLENLPVRLFSVVVDKRHLRNHMDRQQLHRKAWELLCERIELFMREFHSKHKALLVADDLSKQDNISLTMKHAYFLEHQTSAGLDFKNIIETPFFVRSELSEGVQFADLCSYNIYRAFRHGDWNYGPFLRLLPRMYFSQNTHTSKIDGLKVFPNESPLVDGMKKIKHPLDGCFIDK encoded by the coding sequence ATGTACTTATTCTACGTTGATGAGTCCGGTACGCTTGACCCCGAAGTCGAAGGGACAAGGGCTGATGGAACCACGTTTGAAAAAGAGTGGATTTACTCACTCACGGCTTTTGGCTTGTTCGAGCACAAGTGGCGCCATTTCTACAACCCCATTGTATCACACAAGAGACACCTCATCCGTTGCATTGAAAAGCGTGCCAAAGTTCAACTTGCGCTTCATCAATGTGAAATGAAATCTACCTGGATTCGCATTCCTAAGCAGCGGGAAAAACACCCATTTCTATCTAGGCTTGCTGATGAAGAAATTCGAGAACTTGTTGAAACATACTACAGAAGCCTGGAAAATCTTCCTGTGCGGCTTTTTTCTGTGGTGGTGGACAAGCGCCACTTGCGCAACCATATGGACAGACAGCAGTTACACAGAAAAGCCTGGGAGTTGCTCTGTGAGAGGATAGAGCTGTTTATGCGAGAATTCCATTCCAAGCACAAAGCGCTCTTAGTTGCCGACGATTTAAGTAAACAAGACAACATCTCGTTAACAATGAAACACGCCTACTTTTTGGAACACCAGACGTCCGCCGGCTTAGATTTTAAGAATATCATCGAGACGCCCTTCTTTGTCCGAAGTGAGTTGTCGGAAGGGGTTCAGTTTGCCGATTTGTGCTCGTACAACATCTATCGGGCATTCCGGCATGGGGACTGGAACTATGGACCTTTTCTGCGCTTGCTGCCGAGAATGTATTTTTCCCAGAACACTCATACCAGCAAGATTGACGGGCTGAAGGTATTCCCAAATGAAAGCCCTCTCGTTGATGGCATGAAAAAAATAAAGCACCCATTGGATGGGTGCTTTATTGACAAATGA